A part of Cryptococcus neoformans var. grubii H99 chromosome 6, complete sequence genomic DNA contains:
- a CDS encoding small subunit ribosomal protein S6 yields MPLYELFCIAVHNPVSSVNLRGIVNIVSTQVHQTGGVVRDLKNLGINMTLPQRIRRMRQYYSTGDHFTMTFDTSPIVLKRIHETLRSDPSVIKWTVLKRADKAKELAAPRHPSIDFQEIGAPESQY; encoded by the exons ATGCCCCTCTACGAACTTTTCTGCATCGCCGTTCACAATCCCGTCTCCTCT GTTAACCTCCGAGGCATCGTCAACATTGTTTCCACGCAGGTTCATCAAACTGGAGGCGTTGTTAGGGATTTGAAAAATTTGGGCATCAATATGACTTTACCCCAGAGGATACGGAGGATGAGACAATACTATTCCACTGGAGA CCACTTTACCATGACTTTTGACACTTCTCCCATCGTTTTGAAGAGGATACACGAGACTCTCCGAAGCGATCCTTCAGTCATTAAATGGACTGTTCTCAAGCGAGCAGACAAGGC GAAGGAGCTCGCTGCCCCTAGACATCCTTCGATTGACTTCCAGGAAATTGGAGCCCCCGAGTCTCAGTATTAA
- a CDS encoding DNA replication ATP-dependent helicase Dna2 has protein sequence MPLFHSGGTRPSAKNSASSNIPRHKTRPNDENQRTTNEHHKPLSCPKETLLQEERSHNVQKTPKKARNELKSDEQSMMDDLLAGLDASVFEWGRTPSQGSQSRSTRPSQHSPLKGKKRRPQNISLEEQMPPAKKAKPLSPKKVVAFGNPDLKPFRIIPKSPTKPITGKERNISSAFRSTTVKQGTIDSPTNVEQIIPLVQVKRESSPLEAKSDEIVEMDIKPVLEPTEALDGVKKESPDIDDDDMFEFDFNVDDLAVTDEDLSATVPPPKIKYPILHPAVPPAAQGYAPTPWARCTVEAVFGGLLFEDGVIPSTSELERIEVVEVSFAKSLIITLTEGGARGVVHLKDRWADTEVRKGDIINIISPLLATQTTKPISVTFKDPSTFLIHHPDLMITMTSIANAMPCPRKPIIQSLIRTPGPPTKPLLYGTLLHSLLQGALLQQDFDAGGTFRRLDAELKKDEIKLDIWSTDMGILDVREEVGVKAGRGFEVFGERYITKDPKPEGELHSSAGDQPALLAINGLHEVEEEIWSPKWGLKGKVDASVQAKIIRDPLHGSQAEEHVAPFEIKTGRSVGVMAHRAQTMLYTLLMEDRYGVPVPAGLLYYSALDTILRVEAKQNEIRALIMARNELAMYISKQRKVPKHLPEGNRPVEILRKSVVKKEMLKEEKREEKLETEVEEAFLPPTIDNMRDCKMCYAVESCMLYRKVIDKVPQDPEDPIAELYEEHTGHMTEKDAEFYKKWDTLLTVEEQDTVKFRSQLWTMTAKQREKNGRCFSDMIIESYSNDLGKSLAKIHRHSYTFIRAPSAISENTTSLLSGHIAKGDPVSLSIEPDLLCMWRGFVTDLTQTSVTVGVTYVINTDALLKRTGREHRVLKASDGQSRDKVVFRIDKDEMASGMMRMRNNLAQLFYKNGDGARRRLIVDQAAPEFEPSWRPEPSEIPPSLNSDQQKAMESVLTARDYSLILGMPGTGKTTTIAEIIKALVARGKSVLLTSYTHSAVDAILMKLADAEFGVLRLGNIDKVHPDVQHLTLEAYEASASMDQLNARLMTPPVVAATCLAIDHPLFFRRRFDYCIVDEASQITLPTCIGPLRMADKFVLVGDHYQLPPIVRHAEARRGGLDVSLFRHLSATHPSAVVDLSYQYRMNEDIMALSNKLVYEGRLKCGNEQVAQSGLKLRSRKRCKEIFGDAGCTCDQGKRCWIQDLLEESAKCVFIDTDRIPALDSRVGDLVQNETEAKLVQQLSTALIASGVRQEDIAIITPYRQQIKLLSSYLKPIPRVEILTADKSQGRDKDCILVSLVRSNESGNIGDLLRDWRRINVSFTRAKKKLVIFASAKTLNADPLFKEFLELVREKGFEKKLKKGDDKLHRVEVPNFQVPTQDKGKERVKIEKKERTIVAGAGKRILNGRGPFVKEVMNME, from the exons ATGCCTCTTTTCCACAGTGGGGGAACGAGACCTTCCGCAAAGAACTCTGCATCTTCAAATATTCCCCGACACAAAACGCGTCCGAACGATGAGAACCAGCGCACCACTAACGAGCACCACAAGCCTTTGTCATGCCCGAAAGAAACTCTTTTACAAGAGGAGAGGTCACATAATGTTCAGAAAACGCCCAAGAAAGCTCGAAATGAGTTGAAGAGCGACGAACAGTCGATGATGGATGACTTGCTGGCAGGACTTGACGCGTCAGTTTTCGAGTGGGGCCGGACCCCATCGCAAGGTTCTCAGTCAAGGTCAACGCGACCATCACAACATTCTCCTCTCAAAGGAAAAAAGCGGAGACCCCAAAACATATCTCTTGAAGAACAGATGCCTCCGGCGAAGAAAGCGAAACCCTTATCACCGAAAAAAGTGGTGGCATTTGGTAATCCTGACTTGAAACCCTTCAGGATTATCCCAAAGAGCCCTACCAAGCCTATAAccgggaaagagagaaatATCAGCTCAGCATTCAGATCGACGACGGTCAAGCAAGGGACGATTGATTCTCCGACCAACGTTGAACAGATTATTCCTTTGGTACAAGTCAAGCGCGAGTCATCACCTCTCGAAGCCAAGTCCGATGAAATCGTCGAAATGGACATCAAGCCCGTTCTGGAGCCCACGGAGGCGTTGGATGGTGTGAAGAAAGAATCACCTGATAtagatgacgatgatatGTTTGAATTTGACTTCAACGTTGACGATCTTGCCGTAACGGACGAAGATCTATCGGCAAcagttcctcctcccaaa ATAAAATACCCAATCCTCCACCCCGCTGTGCCTCCTGCTGCCCAAGGGTACGCTCCTACGCCATGGGCCAGGTGCACCGTTGAAGCTGTATTTGGCGGCTTGTTGTTCGAAGACGGTGTTATTCCGTCGACGAGCGAGCTTGAGAGAATAGAGGTTGTTGAAGTTTCTTTTGCCAAA TCTCTCATAATTACTCTAACGGAGGGAGGTGCTCGTGGAGTAGTACACCTCAAGGATCGATGGGCGGACACTGAAGTAAGAAAAG GCGACATCATTAACATTATCTCTCCCTTACTAGCAACTCAAACCACCAAGCCAATCTCGGTAACCTTCAAAGACCCATCTACCTTTTTAATACATCACCCCGACCTTATGATTACCATGACCTCTATTGCCAACGCCATGCCCTGTCCCCGTAAACCTATCATCCAATCACTTATCCGAACGCCAGGTCCACCTACGAAACCCCTCCTCTACGGTACCCTTTTGCATTCTTTGCTTCAGGGCGCATTGTTGCAACAAGATTTTGATGCCGGCGGCACTTTCAGAAGACTAGATGCTGAGTtaaaaaaggatgagatAAAGTTAGACATTTGGAGTACAGATATGGGGATCCTAGATGTgagggaagaagttggAGTGAAGGCAGGGAGAGGGTTTGAAGTCTTTGGCGAGCGTTACATCACAAAAGACCCAAAG CCGGAAGGAGAACTTCATTCTAGCGCAGGCGATCAGCCCGCCCTTCTCGCCATTAATGGTCTTCacgaggtggaagaagaaatttGGTCGCCCAAATGGGGTCTCAAAGGTAAAGTAGACGCTTCTGTCCAGGCCAAGATCATCCGCGATCCTCTGCACGGTTCACAGGCCGAAGAACACGTTGCTCCATTCGAGATCAAAACGGGCAGATCTGTGGGTGTAATGGCTCATCGAGCGCAGACAATGTTGTATACCCTTCTCATGGAAGATCGGTATG GTGTTCCCGTCCCTGCTGGTCTCTTGTACTATTCCGCGCTTGACACCATCCTTCGAGTCGAAGCCAAGCAGAATGAGATTCGTGCCCTCATTATGGCCCGTAACGAGCTTGCAATGTACATTTCAAAGCAGCGTAAAGTACCCAAACATTTGCCTGAAGGTAATAGGCCAGTAGAGATCTTGAGAAAGAGTGtcgtcaagaaggagatgctcaaagaagagaaaagagaagagaagctgGAAACAGAGGTCGAGGAGGCGTTCTTGCCGCCGACCATCGATAATATGAGGGACTGTAAGATGTGTTACGCTGTCGAGAGTTGTATGCTTTATCGCAAA GTCATCGACAAGGTACCTCAAGACCCCGAAGACCCTATTGCTGAGCTTTATGAGGAGCATACAGGTCATATGACAGAGAAAGACGCTGAATTCTACAAGAAGTGGGACACCCTCTTGACAGTTGAAGAACAGGACACAGTGAAGTTTAGGTCACAACTTTGGACCATGACTGCCAAgcagagagagaagaatgggag ATGTTTCAGTGATATGATCATTGAATCATACTCCAACGACCTCGGAAAATCTCTTGCAAAAATCCATCGCCATAGTTACACTTTTATCCGCGCTCCCTCTGCTATCTCTGAAAATACtacctctcttctttccggACACATCGCTAAAGGCGATCctgtctctctttctattGAGCCTGATCTTCTTTGTATGTGGCGAGGCTTCGTTACTGATCTTACCCAGACCAGTGTCACTGTCGGCGTAACATATGTCATCAACACTGATGCTCTCCTGAAACGGACAGGGCGAGAGCACCGCGTTCTCAAGGCATCTGACGGGCAGAGTCGGGATAAAGTGGTGTTCCGAATTgacaaggatgagatggcGAGTGGTATGATGCGAATGAGAAACAATCTTGCCCAGTTGTTTTACAAAAACGGGGATGGGGCGCGAAGGCGTCTCATCGTCGACCAGGCAGCGCCCGAATTTGAACCATCTTGGCGTCCCGAACCTTCAGAGAtccctccatctctcaacTCTGATCAGCAAAAGGCCATGGAGAGTGTCCTCACTGCGCGAGATTATTCCTTGATCCTTGGTATGCCCGGTACGGGTAAAACCACGACTATAGCAGAGATCATCAAAGCGCTTGTAGcgagagggaagagtgTCTTGCTCACGTCTTATACACACTCTGCGGTGGATGCGATTCTGATGAAGTTGGCAGATGCAGAGTTTGGAGTACTACGATTGGGGAATATCGACAAG GTCCACCCAGATGTACAGCATTTAACGCTTGAAGCGTATGAAGCCTCGGCAAGTATGGATCAATTGAATGCGAGATTGATGACACCTCCCGTTGTGGCTGCTACATGTCTTGCTATTGATCA TCCATTATTCTTCCGTCGTCGATTTGACTACTGCATTGTCGACGAGGCTTCTCAAATCACGCTTCCCACCTGCATCGGTCCCCTGCGAATGGCAGACAAGTTTGTTCTGGTCGGAGACCACTACCAACTACCGCCTATCGTCCGTCACGCAGAAGCTCGTCGTGGTGGACTGGATGTTTCCCTCTTCCGGCATCTCTCTGCCACACATCCATCGGCTGTCGTTGATCTTTCTTACCAGTATAGAATGAACGAGGATATTATGGCATTGTCGAATAAGCTCGTATATGAGGGTCGGTTGAAGTGTGGGAATGAGCAAGTGGCCCAGAGCGGACTCAAACTGCGTTCTCGAAAGAGATGTAAGGAGATCTTTGGAGACGCCGGGTGTACGTGCGATCAAGGGAAAAGGTGTTGGATCCAAGACTTGTTGGAAGAAAGCGCAAAATGTGTCTTTATTGACACGGATAGGATACCTGCATTAGACTCGCGAGTAGGGGATTTGGTGCAGAATGAGACAGAAGCGAAGCTCGTCCAACAG CTGTCGACTGCCCTCATAGCTTCGGGCGTGCGACAAGAAGATATTGCGATCATCACGCCTTATCGTCAACAAATCAAGCTTTTATCTTCTTATCTCAAGCCTATTCCGCGAGTCGAGATCTTGACAGCAGACAAGTCTCAAGGTAGAGATAAGGATTGTATTTTGGTTTCCCTGGTCAGATCGAACGAGAGTGGTAAT ATTGGTGATCTTCTCAGAGACTGGCGTCGAATCAACGTATCCTTCACCCGAGCCAAAAAGAAGCTGGTCATTTTCGCAAGCGCCAAAACCCTCAACGCTGATCCCCTGTTCAAAGAGTTCCTGGAGCtggtgagagagaaggggtTCGAaaagaagttgaagaaaggTGACGATAAATTGCATCGTGTGGAAGTGCCGAATTTCCAAGTACCAACACAAGAcaaagggaaagagcgGGTAAAAatagaaaagaaggagaggacgATCGTTGCGGGCGCAGGCAAAAGGATTTTGAATGGACGAGGACCGTTTGTGAAAGAAGTAATG AACATGGAATGA
- a CDS encoding NADH dehydrogenase (ubiquinone) 1 alpha subcomplex 12: MVSLARTFRHFRLVGFKEWFRQLTYIGDAKYGRLVGTDQFGNRYFEQLDPKEEIPGRHRWIDYSQDDFNASQVPPEWHSWIHHIRKDAPTDDVIMKQLSPPWKAPFVENMTGTRGHFKTYSTTAPKIQAWDPVVKPRGGAETQA; the protein is encoded by the exons ATGGTCTCCTTAGCACGAACATTCAGACATTTCAGACTTGTTGGATTTAAGGAGTGGTTCAGGCAACTGAC CTACATTGGTGATGCCAAGTATGGGAGGCTTGTTGGCACTGACCAATTCGGCAACCGATACTTTGAGCAATTGGACcccaaggaggagattCCTG GCCGACATCGATGGATCGACTACTCTCAAGACGACTTCAACGCCTCCCAAGTGCCTCCCGAGTGGCATTCTTGGATCCACCACATCCGTAAAGATGCCCCTACAGACGATGTCATTATGAAACAATTGTCTCCCCCTTGGAAGGCC CCTTTCGTTGAGAACATGACCGGCACGCGTGGGCACTTCAAGACCTACTCTACCACCGCTCCCAAAATCCAAGCTTGGGACCCTGTCGTGAAGCCCCGGGGTGGTGCCGAGACTCAGGCTTAA
- a CDS encoding oxysterol-binding protein → MGLLSQKMDSLAIKGRTSRRSSVVSPTGTPTRDGETQIDDGDPNDTSTLDQEEGNILMSIISQLRPGMDLSKIALPTFVLEPRSLLERITDFFSHPELIFGVGNDPDAKERYIRVMTFYLSGWHIKPKGVKKPYNPVLGEFFRCSYVYPDGSEGFYIAEQVSHHPPVSAFFYVSPKNGLLVTGELKPKSKFLGNSAATIMEGEDRIRLLDRPEDGEYSITMPNTYARGILFGKMLLELCDVSSIVNAKNDFHCDVDFKAKGWISGGYNVISGKVVGPGKSDIGEISGHWSSAIEFKDKETKEKKVLFDPSNSRVAPKKVLPESEQEEYESRRLWTKLTDAIRAADMHGATAAKSAVEDRQRELARRRESAGEPAHEQRFFKHVAGDKWMPKLDVDNLPKDRNEMEDVVRKWIFGDKNPLNYESAKTTPRGSQSIESGPAPAAGGEATPVAAGGAAAGGAAGAAGVAGADVRSSNASVTESTRSASTEPPAVPTAPGPPVGQPVDHPVPPKA, encoded by the exons ATGGGTCTTTTGAGTCAGAAAATGGACTCTCTTGCCATCAAAGGGAGGACTTCTAGGCGCAGCTCCGTCGTGTCTCCTACCGGCACCCCTACCAGAGACGGCGAGACTCAGATCGACGATGGCGACCCCAACGATACCAGCACTCTcgaccaagaagaaggcaacATTCTGATGTCCATTATCTCTCAAT TGCGGCCTGGAATGGACTTGTCCAAGATTGCCCTTCCCACCTTTGTTCTTGAGCCCAGGAGTCTTTTGGAAAGGATTACTGACTTTTTCTCCCATCCGGAGTTAATCTTTGG AGTTGGCAATGACCCCGATGCAAAAGAGAGATACATCCGTGTGATGACCTTTTACCTGAGCGGCTGGCACATTAAGCCCAAGGG TGTCAAAAAACC GTACAATCCTGTTCTTGGAGAGTTCTTCCGTTGCTCCTACGTTTACCCTGATGGATCGGAGGGATTCTACATCGCCGAACAAGTTTCACACCATCCC CCTGTATCTGCGTTCTTCTATGTCAGTCCTAAGAATGGGTTGCTCGTGACCGGAGAGCTCAAGCCAAAG AGCAAGTTCCTTGGTAACAGCGCCGCTACCATTATGGAGGGTGAAGACCGGATACGGCTGTTGGACCGACCGGAAGATGGGGAGTATTCCATCACT ATGCCAAACACCTACGCACGAGGTATCCTCTTCGGCAAGATGCTTTTGGAGCTCTGTGACGTGTCTAGCATCGTTAACGCCAAGAATGACTTTCACTGTGATGTCGACTTCAAGGCCAAG GGGTGGATATCGGGTGGCTACAACGTCATTTCCGGCAAGGTCGTCGGTCCCGGCAAGTCGGACATTGGGGAGATTAGCGGTCACTGGTCATCTGCTATTGAGTTCAAAGACAAGGAgaccaaggagaagaaggttcTTTTCGATCCTTCTAATTCACGTGTTGCGCCAAAGAAGGTTTTGCCCGAATCTGAGCAGGAAGAATACGAGTCTAGGAG GCTGTGGACTAAGCTCACCGATGCCATCCGAGCTGCCGACATGCACGGTGCCACTGCCGCCAAATCCGCTGTAGAAGACCGCCAGCGAGAGCTTGCCAGGAGGCGGGAATCCGCAGGCGAACCCGCTCACGAGCAAAGATTTTTCAAACACGTTGCCGGGGACAAATGGATGCCCAAGCTGGACGTTGACAA TTTGCCCAAGGACCGAaatgagatggaggatgtaGTTCGTAAATGGATCTTTGGAGACAAGAACCCCTTGAATTACGAGAGTGCCAAGACGACTCCTCGAGGTTCTCAATCCATCGAGTCTGGGCCTGCCCCTGCGGCCGGGGGTGAAGCTACCCCCGTCGCTGCGGGtggagctgctgctggcggAGCTGCTGGAGCTGCCGGTGTCGCAGGCGCTGATGTTCGCTCTTCCAACGCTAGTGTAACTGAATCTACAAGAAGTGCCTCTACAGAGCCTC CTGCTGTACCCACCGCACCAGGCCCTCCTGTTGGTCAACCGGTAGACCATCCAGTACCTCCTAAAGCCTAA